Proteins from a genomic interval of Caldicellulosiruptor diazotrophicus:
- the rd gene encoding rubredoxin, which translates to MEIWVCSICGYEYNPENGDPENGIAPGTKFEDLPDDWVCPICGVGKDMFEKK; encoded by the coding sequence GTGGAAATTTGGGTATGCAGTATATGCGGCTACGAGTACAATCCTGAAAATGGAGACCCTGAAAATGGTATTGCGCCAGGAACAAAGTTTGAAGATCTCCCTGACGATTGGGTCTGTCCTATTTGCGGAGTTGGCAAGGACATGTTTGAGAAAAAATAA